The window AAAGACAGACGGTGTTATCAGAAACACATTCCCCATTGAAGAATGGGAAAAGGCGTTTGAATATGCCGGAGGCAAGTACGGCGACTTTAAGGTAGCTATTAAATTTTAACCAGGCAGCAAAGCGGATTGTGATTATCCGCTTAGTAAGGTAAGGGAAGGATTATGACTAGTCATGGAGTTTATCGGTTAGGCTTGTATGAAAAAAGCATGCCGGGAGAGTTATCCTTTGAAGAAAAGCTGAAAGCAGCAAAAGATACAGGGTATGACTTTATTGAAATGAGTATCGATGAAACCGAAGAAAAAATCAATCGGCTTAATTTTGGCGATGCAAAGATTCTGATGCTTCAATCCCTTTCGCTGGATACTGGCATCCGGTTTGAATCCATCTGCTTTAGTGCCCAGCGAAAGTTCCCGCTGGGCAGCCTTCTTGAGGGGGCGGCAGAAGCAGCTGTGGAGCTTTTTAAAAAGTGTGTGGATTTTGCTGTAAAAATGGGAATACGCATCATACAGGCACAGGGGTATGATTGTTATTATGGGGAGACATCCTCAGCAGAAACCAGGAAAGAATTTCTGAGTAATTTAATGCTGTGCATGGAGTATGCCTCTGCCCATGGAGTCACCGTTGGATTTGAAACCATGGAAAACGAGTTTATGAATACGGTTGAAAAAGCCATGTATTACGTGGATCAGACAAAAATGCCCTATCTTTCCGTATACCCTGATGTGGGAAATATATGGAATGGGACCGATGATATATACCGGGATTTAGAATGCGGGCGCAGCCATATCTGTTCGGTTCATCTAAAGGAAACTCTGCCAGGAAAGTTCCGGGAGATTCCCTATGGGGAGGGTCAGGTGGATTTTGAAAAAGTCATCCAAAAGACCAGACAGTTAGGGATCAACCGGTACGTAGCGGAATTCTGGTATACAGGTGAAGGGGATTACCGTGATACCCTTAAAAAAAACAACCGGTTTTTAAAAGGGCATCTGGATGCTGCTTACGCAGGGGAGGTGTGAGATGAAACAATATGTAATGGGTCTGGATAACGGAGGTACTATGACAAAGGCCGCTTTATTTGACCTTAAGGGAAATCAGATCAGTGCTTTTTCGGCCGGTACGCCGATAGAAACTCCTAAATCCGGTTATACGGAGCGGGATATGGATCTATTGTGGGAGAATAACCTTATCTGCATGAAGGGGGCAGTGGAACATGCCGGTATTAATCCTGCTGATATCATTGGAGTATCCGTGTGCGGGCACGGCAAGGGCCTTTACGCCTGGGGCAGGGATGGACGCCCGGCTTACAGGGGAATCGTATCCACTGATACAAGGGCCTGGGAATATACGGAAAAATGGTATAAGAACGGAGTTTTTGACCATATATATGAGCGGATATGCCAGCAGCTGATGCCCTGTCAGCAGGCAGCCCTGCTTGCATGGCTGAAGGATCATAACAGAGACGTTTATGACAAGATCCTGTGGGTGTTTTCGGTGAAAGACTATATCCGTTTCCGGCTCACAGGGGAAGCCTATTGTGAAGCCACCGATATATCCGGCTCCGGTCTTCTCAATGTGCGGGATAAGGTATTTGACAGAGAACTATTGGAAAGCTATGGGATCGGAGAAGTGTATGAAAAGCTGGCTCCCCTTAAGTATTCCCATGATCTGTGCGGGAAGCTGACTTGTGAAGCTGCCGAAAGAACCGGCCTTTTGGAAGGAACACCTGTAGCAGGCGGGATGTTTGATATTGATGCCTGTGCCATTGCAATGGATATTACAAAGCCGGAACGGCTTTGCACCATCGCAGGTACCTGGAGCATCAATGAATTTATTGCGGAAAAACCGGTGCTCCATGGGCCGGTTGCCATGAATTCCCTTTTTGCCATACCAGGGTATTATCTCCTGGAAGAGTGCAGTGCCACCTCGGCGGGAAACTTAGAATGGTGTATGGATAACCTGATTGATTTCAGCGGGAGGCAGGATGGGGAAAGTAAATATGACTTTTTAAGCCGTCAGGTTCAGTCTGTTCTGCCGGAAGAGTGCGACGTATATTTCCTGCCCTTCCTATACAGCTCCAATGCCCATCCCTTGGGCAAGGGAAGTCTGGTGGGGCTGACTACATATCATAAAAATGCCCACATCATCAGGGCTGTTTATGAAGGGGTCGTCTATTCCCATAAAACCCACATCGATAAGCTTCTTAAAGTAAGGGAAAAACCGGAAGCCATCCGTATGGCAGGCGGAGTTGTGAATTCCCCGGTATGGGTCCAGATGTTTGCGGATGTTCTGGGGATTCCCATTGAAACCATCAAAGCAAAGGAACTGGGAGCATTGGGCTGCGCTATGGCTGCCACTGTGGCTGCCGGAAGATTCACAGATTATGAAGAGGCGGCCCGGAATATGGTTCATGTGGAGAAAAAGGTAATGCCGGATATGGAAAAACACAAAATTTATTTAAAAAAATTTAAAAAGTATACGGCAGTCAAAGAAGCTCTTGACATGGTCTGGCCGTTGTTTACTGTGTAAGGGGGAGGACGGCTTATGGATTTGGATGTTTCTGCAATCAGGGAAGCCATTGAAAACGGAAGAGCTTCTTTGGGGATTGAACTTGGTTCTACCAGAATCAAGGCTGTGCTCATCGGGGAAAATCATATTCCTCTTGCTTGCGGAGGCTATGACTGGGAAAACCGGTTTGAGGACCGGGTCTGGACGTACAGCCTGGAGGAAGTGAAAAGGGGCCTTACCGGCTGCTACAGGAATCTGGCAGAGGATGTAAAGAAAACATACGGTGTGGAGCTGAAGGTATTAGGTTCTCTTGGAATCAGCGGCATGATGCATGGGTATCTGGTGTTTGACAAGTATGGCAGGCAGCTTGCTCCCTTCCGGACCTGGCGTAATACCATAACCGGAGAGGCCTCTGCCAGGCTGACGGAAATTTTTGCTTATCCCATTCCTCAGAGATGGAGCATTGCCCATTTGTATCAGTCCATGCTGAACCAGGAGGACCATGTGAAGGATATGGGTTTTATGACGACTTTATCCGGTTATGTTCACTGGCTTCTTACGGGACAAAAAGTTTTGGGAGTAGGAGATGCCTCCGGGATGTTTCCCATAGATATCCAAACCAGGGATTTTAACAGCCGTATGCTGGATCAGTTTGACCGGTTGGCTGCAGACACGGGATATTCCTGGAAGCTTCATGATATACTTCCAAAGGTATTATCAGCAGGGGAAAATGCCGGCGTCCTGTCTCCGGAAGGCGCCGGACTTCTGGATCCTTCCGGTCAGCTAAAGTACGGCGTTCCCCTTTGCCCTCCGGAAGGTGATGCGGGAACAGGAATGGCGGCCACCAACAGTGTGAGACCAAGGACCGGCAATGTGTCCGCAGGCACCAGTGTATTTTCCATGATCGTACTGGAAAAGGAGCTGGCCCATGTTTATGAGGAAATTGACTTAGTCACCACCCCTGCCGGTGATCTGGTGGCAATGGTACATTGCAACAACTGTACTTCAGATTTAAACGCATGGATATCTTTATTTGGAGAATTTCTGGATGAAATGGGTTATAAGGCGGAGACCGGATATGTGTTTTCCGTGTTATATAATCTGGCATTGACAGGAGATAAGGACTGCGGTGGACTTTTATCCTACGGTTACTTAGCGGGAGAGCATATCACCGGATTTGACGAAGGAAGGCCCTTGTTTGTACGCATGCCTGACAGCCGGTTTAACCTGGCTAATTTTATCAGGGTCCATCTGTTTACCTCTTTAGGTGCATTAAAAACAGGGATGGATATCCTCTTTAAGAAGGAGGGGGTAAAACTGGACCTGGTGTTTGGTCACGGAGGCCTGTTTAAGACAAAAGGCGTGGGGCAAAGCGTGATGGCAGCGGCGATGAATGTGCCGGTTTCCGTTATGGACACAGCCGGGGAAGGGGGAGCCTGGGGAATTGCTCTGCTGGCTTCCTATATGATTCACAGGGAAGAAGGAGAAACATTGGAGCATTATCTTGAAAACCGGGTATTTTCCGGCGAGAGCGGAAACCAGGTAATGCCGGATCCTGAGGATACAGCCGGATTTGAGATATTTATGGAGCGTTATACCGGAGGATTGGCCATAGAACGGGCAGCTGTAGAAGTGATGAAGCCTTTTTCCAATGAGTTTAACCGAATCAGGTAAGTTCCATTTCAAATGCAAAAAGCATGAAAAGAGAACCATAAAAATCAGCACAACAAGATTATAAAGGATGGCAAAAGAAGTGTAAAAACGGCTTTGCCATCCTTACTTTTTTCCATTATTGCCGGTCTAAACAGAATAGCAGAAGGGAGCAGGAATCATATGGATCTATCCAGGAAGCTGGGTGAAAAAGAAAAGGGAATAATCCTTTCTCCCATGCATATAGTATAACAGCACAGAAGGGGGAATCTTTATGGACAATTATAACGTATACAATGATATCAAAGCCCGAACCAACGGAGAAATCTACATTGGAGTTGTGGGGCCGGTAAGAACAGGAAAATCGACTTTTATCAAGCGTTTTATGGAATTAATGGTTCTGCCGGGCATGGAGGATGAACACCAGAAAACTCAGACAAGGGACGAACTGCCCCAGAGCGCGGCAGGAAAAACCATCATGACCACGGAACCAAAATTCATCCCAAAGGAAGCTGCCGTTATCCGCCTGGGAGATGAGATCGAAACAAAAGTCCGCTTAATCGACTGCGTCGGCTTTATGGTAGACGGTGCTGCCGGCCACATTGAAAACGACGAAGAGCGGCTTGTAAAAACTCCCTGGTTTGATTATGAGATTCCTTTTACAAAAGCAGCGGAAATCGGAACCAGAAAGGTCATCAATGACCATTCCACCATTGGTGTGGTCATCACTACAGACGGTTCCATCGGGGAATTGAAGCGTCCCAACTACATAGCAGCGGAAGAACGCACCGTTCAGGAACTGAAAAATCTGGGAAAACCGTTTATCATCCTGCTTAATTCTTCCAAGCCATATTCTGATGAAACCACAGCCCTCTCAAAGGATATCAGTCAGAAATATGGGGTGACGGTCATGCCCATTAACTGTGAACAGCTGAAAAAAGATGACGTGAACAACATCCTGGAACGGGTGTTAAAGGAATTCCCCGTGACAGAGATGGATTTCTTCATTCCAAAATGGCTTGAAATCCTCCCTGCAACCCATTGGCTGAAAGCCCAGGTCATCCAGGCCGCAAAGGATATGGTTAAAAAAGTCTCCCATATGAAGGACGTATCCTCCGAATTATTTGACGGATCAGCGGACAGTGTCCGGTCCATCAAGGTTCAGAACATGAATATGGCGGATGGAAGCGTTTCCGTTGCAATGGATGTGGATGACAGTTATTATTATCAGATTTTAAGCGATTACGTAGGGCTTCCCATTGAGGGAGAATATCAGTTAATGCAGACCTTAAGCGAGCTTGCAAAAATGAAGGCAGAATATGAAAAGGTCAATCAGGCCATGAGTCAGGTACGCTTTAAAGGGTATGGAATTGTGACTCCGGAACGGTCCGAGATCATCCTGGATGAACCGGAAGTGATCAAGCACGGAAATAAATACGGCGTAAAAATGCGTGCAGAGGCTCCTTCCATCAATCTCATCAAGGCTCATATCCAGACGGAGATCGCTCCTATTGTGGGAAGCGAACAGCAGGCAGAGGACTTGATCGCCTATATCAAAGAAAATGCAAGAGAAAGCGAAGAAGGAATATGGAATACCAATATTTTCGGAAAATCCATTGAACAGATCGTGGAAGACGGCATTCAGGCTAAAGTCTCCCAGCTTACGGAAGACTGTCAAATAAAACTTCAGGACACCCTCCAAAAAATTATTAATGATAGTAATGGCGGTATGATTTGCATTATTATCTAAATTAATGGTATAATAGAAAAAACAGGTACAAAAGGAGGGCTTATATGAAATTAATGTTCATCGGCGCAGCCCGCGAGGTAACCGGGAGCTGTCATTATTTGGAAGCTGCCGGTTTTAAAATCCTTGTGGACTGCGGTATGGAGCAGGGGATTGATAAATTTGAAAATGTGGATCTGCCGGTCAGCTTTGCGGAAATCGATTACGTTCTTCTGACCCATGCCCACATCGATCATGCAGGGATGCTTCCTTTTATTTATGCAAGAGGCTTTCGGGGTCGGGTGATTTCTACCGTTGCAACTGCCGACCTTTGCGGCATTATGCTGAAGGACAGCGCTCACATTCAGGAGGCTGAAACCGAATGGAAAAACAGAAAAGCCAGACGGGCAGGCCTCCCGGAAGAAGAACCCCTGTATGGGATCAATGATGCCATGGGCGTATTGGAGCTGTTTCATTCCTACAATTACAATGAAAAGGTGGAACTGGAAGAGGGCTTTACAATCCGTTTTACAGACGTAGGCCATCTTCTTGGTTCCGCCTCTATTGAAATCTGGATCACAGAAGGAAAAGTTTCCAGAAAAATCGTATTTTCCGGTGATATCGGCAACAAGAATAAACCCCTGATCCGCGATCCTCAGTACATAAAGGAAGCGGATTATGCGGTCATGGAATGCACCTACGGCGACAGGCTTCACGGTGTGATCCCGGACCATGTTTCCATTCTTGCAGGCATTGTCCAGGAGACCCTGGACAGAGGCGGAAACGTGGTGATACCTGCTTTTGCAGTGGGAAGGACCCAGGAACTCCTTTATATGTTCCGCCGTATCAAGGCGGAAAAGCTGATTACCGGGCATGACGGGTTTGAGGTTTATGTCGACAGCCCTCTGGCGGTGGAAGCAACTCAGGTTTTCAAAGATAACCTGGTAGACTGCTATGATGAAGAGACAAAGGAACTGGTAATGAAAGGCATTAACCCCATATCCTTTCCAGGCCTTAAACTGTCGGTTACCAGCGAAGAGTCCAAGAACATTAATTTTAATTCAAAACCAAAAGTGATCATATCAGCGGCAGGCATGTGCGATGCCGGCCGTATCCGGCATCACTTAAAGCATAATTTATGGAAACGGTCATGCACCATCGTTTTTACCGGGTACCAGTCCATAGGGACCTTGGGAAGAAGCCTGATCGAGGGCAGCAGCGAAGTAAGGCTGTTTGGCGAAACCATTCAGGTGGAGGCCCATATAGAACAGATGGATGGGATGAGTGCCCACGCAGATAGGGAAGGACTGATTGCCTGGTTGAACGCATTTGAAGAAAAACCGCAACAAGTATTTCTGGTCCACGGCGATGATCTGGTTTGCAACTCCTTTGAGCAGCTCCTTGAAAAGGATTACGGATATAAGGTAAA of the Lacrimispora indolis DSM 755 genome contains:
- a CDS encoding L-ribulose-5-phosphate 3-epimerase, whose amino-acid sequence is MTSHGVYRLGLYEKSMPGELSFEEKLKAAKDTGYDFIEMSIDETEEKINRLNFGDAKILMLQSLSLDTGIRFESICFSAQRKFPLGSLLEGAAEAAVELFKKCVDFAVKMGIRIIQAQGYDCYYGETSSAETRKEFLSNLMLCMEYASAHGVTVGFETMENEFMNTVEKAMYYVDQTKMPYLSVYPDVGNIWNGTDDIYRDLECGRSHICSVHLKETLPGKFREIPYGEGQVDFEKVIQKTRQLGINRYVAEFWYTGEGDYRDTLKKNNRFLKGHLDAAYAGEV
- a CDS encoding FGGY-family carbohydrate kinase, with protein sequence MKQYVMGLDNGGTMTKAALFDLKGNQISAFSAGTPIETPKSGYTERDMDLLWENNLICMKGAVEHAGINPADIIGVSVCGHGKGLYAWGRDGRPAYRGIVSTDTRAWEYTEKWYKNGVFDHIYERICQQLMPCQQAALLAWLKDHNRDVYDKILWVFSVKDYIRFRLTGEAYCEATDISGSGLLNVRDKVFDRELLESYGIGEVYEKLAPLKYSHDLCGKLTCEAAERTGLLEGTPVAGGMFDIDACAIAMDITKPERLCTIAGTWSINEFIAEKPVLHGPVAMNSLFAIPGYYLLEECSATSAGNLEWCMDNLIDFSGRQDGESKYDFLSRQVQSVLPEECDVYFLPFLYSSNAHPLGKGSLVGLTTYHKNAHIIRAVYEGVVYSHKTHIDKLLKVREKPEAIRMAGGVVNSPVWVQMFADVLGIPIETIKAKELGALGCAMAATVAAGRFTDYEEAARNMVHVEKKVMPDMEKHKIYLKKFKKYTAVKEALDMVWPLFTV
- a CDS encoding xylulokinase; this translates as MDLDVSAIREAIENGRASLGIELGSTRIKAVLIGENHIPLACGGYDWENRFEDRVWTYSLEEVKRGLTGCYRNLAEDVKKTYGVELKVLGSLGISGMMHGYLVFDKYGRQLAPFRTWRNTITGEASARLTEIFAYPIPQRWSIAHLYQSMLNQEDHVKDMGFMTTLSGYVHWLLTGQKVLGVGDASGMFPIDIQTRDFNSRMLDQFDRLAADTGYSWKLHDILPKVLSAGENAGVLSPEGAGLLDPSGQLKYGVPLCPPEGDAGTGMAATNSVRPRTGNVSAGTSVFSMIVLEKELAHVYEEIDLVTTPAGDLVAMVHCNNCTSDLNAWISLFGEFLDEMGYKAETGYVFSVLYNLALTGDKDCGGLLSYGYLAGEHITGFDEGRPLFVRMPDSRFNLANFIRVHLFTSLGALKTGMDILFKKEGVKLDLVFGHGGLFKTKGVGQSVMAAAMNVPVSVMDTAGEGGAWGIALLASYMIHREEGETLEHYLENRVFSGESGNQVMPDPEDTAGFEIFMERYTGGLAIERAAVEVMKPFSNEFNRIR
- the spoIVA gene encoding stage IV sporulation protein A; amino-acid sequence: MDNYNVYNDIKARTNGEIYIGVVGPVRTGKSTFIKRFMELMVLPGMEDEHQKTQTRDELPQSAAGKTIMTTEPKFIPKEAAVIRLGDEIETKVRLIDCVGFMVDGAAGHIENDEERLVKTPWFDYEIPFTKAAEIGTRKVINDHSTIGVVITTDGSIGELKRPNYIAAEERTVQELKNLGKPFIILLNSSKPYSDETTALSKDISQKYGVTVMPINCEQLKKDDVNNILERVLKEFPVTEMDFFIPKWLEILPATHWLKAQVIQAAKDMVKKVSHMKDVSSELFDGSADSVRSIKVQNMNMADGSVSVAMDVDDSYYYQILSDYVGLPIEGEYQLMQTLSELAKMKAEYEKVNQAMSQVRFKGYGIVTPERSEIILDEPEVIKHGNKYGVKMRAEAPSINLIKAHIQTEIAPIVGSEQQAEDLIAYIKENARESEEGIWNTNIFGKSIEQIVEDGIQAKVSQLTEDCQIKLQDTLQKIINDSNGGMICIII
- a CDS encoding MBL fold metallo-hydrolase RNA specificity domain-containing protein, whose amino-acid sequence is MKLMFIGAAREVTGSCHYLEAAGFKILVDCGMEQGIDKFENVDLPVSFAEIDYVLLTHAHIDHAGMLPFIYARGFRGRVISTVATADLCGIMLKDSAHIQEAETEWKNRKARRAGLPEEEPLYGINDAMGVLELFHSYNYNEKVELEEGFTIRFTDVGHLLGSASIEIWITEGKVSRKIVFSGDIGNKNKPLIRDPQYIKEADYAVMECTYGDRLHGVIPDHVSILAGIVQETLDRGGNVVIPAFAVGRTQELLYMFRRIKAEKLITGHDGFEVYVDSPLAVEATQVFKDNLVDCYDEETKELVMKGINPISFPGLKLSVTSEESKNINFNSKPKVIISAAGMCDAGRIRHHLKHNLWKRSCTIVFTGYQSIGTLGRSLIEGSSEVRLFGETIQVEAHIEQMDGMSAHADREGLIAWLNAFEEKPQQVFLVHGDDLVCNSFEQLLEKDYGYKVKAPHSGSVYDLSAGRWLNETEGVAVAKAPEISKRPVGVYGRLFAAGERLLQVIRHNEGGANKDLAKFADQINSLCDKWDR